From the genome of Lytechinus pictus isolate F3 Inbred chromosome 4, Lp3.0, whole genome shotgun sequence:
TCCTTTGGTATGAATTACGTTACAATATGGGATATAATTTCCATCAATGCATATTATGCATGCATATGTATCGTTCGCTGTTGTTTCttaatataatttgtttcaGTAAAATTATTCAAAGGGAATACTGCATTATCGTCCGTGTACAATTTCCTACAGTATGAATTACATtactatatacatgatataggacATAATTTCCATCAATGCAAATTATGCATGCATAATGTCTTGTTTGCTTCTCGTATCtgaataaaatttgtttcagtAGAAATTACTCAGAGGGAATACTGCATCATCGACCATGTATAATTTCCTTTATTATGAATTACGTTACTATATAGGACATAATTTCCATAAGTGCAaattatatatgcatatatctCGTTTGCTTCTCGTATcttaatataatttgttttagtAAGAATTACTCAGAGGAAACACTGCATTATCGACCATGTATATATTCCTTTAATATGAATTACATCATTATATAGGATATAATTTCCATCAATGCATATTATGCATGCATATGTATCGTTTGCTGTTGTTTCTTAATATAATTTGGTTCAGTAAAACTATTCAGAGGGAATACTGCATTATCGTCCGTGTACAATTTCATACTATATGAATTACAttaatatatacatgatataggacATGATTTCCATCAATGCAAATTATGCATGCATAATGTCTTGTTTGCTTCTCGTATCTGAATATAATTTGTTTCAGTAAAAATTACCAAGAGGGAACGCTGCATTATCGATTGCGTTGGAATTACATTACTATATAGGACATAATTTCCGTTAGGGTAAAATATGTATGCATACATCTGGTTTGCTTCAGGTATCTTAATATAATTTAGtaaaaattactcagaaggaATACTGCATTATCGACCGCTTATTATTTCCTCCAGTATGAATTACATTATGACCATGATCATATAGGACATCATTTCCATCAGCGcaaattatgtttataataattatattgcgttagtttgaataatattgtatatttgagataaatatctaaaaatgaaattatattttttgaccACTACACTGTGCTAAATGCAATTCCTCCATTGATTAGAATCTGCAAAATTATGATCCATGTCAGGAACCCCCATCAGTATCATGATTTATTTAGATTATAAAATTGCTGAATAAAAAATGGAACAAAAGCGTTATTTGAATTAGGAATTATATAATTTCTCATTGAAACAAAGACGTTTATTTCTCTCGAAATTGACAGCCGTTTAGTGAATCGCCTGGTTACACAACTTGCACTGCATGACAGTCTTTTaagacgggcccaaaagtctcttccaaaatcaactaccttCGTAAAGGTCCGTTCCGTCGTCCTGCAAAAGGTGCCTAATAGTCCAGGCCGGGGAGGCGtgaccttgttttttcatacattttatgATTTCTTGTCAATTCAAGGGAGCTAATTACAAATCGGAATGATGACATTCTCGTAACCTtaagcattttccgcaaattggcaagaTCCAATATGCCGCTAAAATATGCACGTTGcccataaaaataacaaaaaatgcaCACTTATTGTAAAATGCCTATTATTGTGACACAGGAGCGAAATAATGTCCGAAAACGCACCTGCCGTTTTACGGCAAAACGATGTATCTGCAAAATGCACATTCTTAGAAAAATCACTTTGAAGTAACAGCTTTTGTctttcttcaaaagaaaatttccCAGTGTTGAATTTAGTTAGATTTATAAGAATGTCATTGAATTCATCTTCCTTAATAGTTTTTATAACAtttaacctttgttttttatcaaaataactgttttatgtAGATAAAGCATATAgccaaaatattcaattgtCCACATTAGTCCTACGTTTATGGCAAAATGATGTATTTGCAGAGACATTATACAATTCCTACGGCGATATCATGGCAAAAAGGTGTATCTGCACATACATCGATTAGTTTCTATGGTTGAATCATGGCAAAATGATGTATCTGCAGATGAAACAAGCCTTTAAAACTTAAAAGACATGACAACTGGTAAAAGGGTGTAATTTGCACATACGCACTTTTACCATAAACTATATATCTGACTTTTGTTGGCACAATTTGTGGAAAAAGATGTATGTTACAGATACGCTGTTTTGCAATAAACTAGTCTCTGAATTTCGTGGCACACAATTTGTATGTTGCAGATACATCTTTTTGCCATCCACTAGTCTATGAAGTTCGTGGCTCACCAATTATGGTAAAAATATGTATGTTGCAGATACATCCTTTTGCCATATTTCACGAAGCTGGGTGCGCTCACTCATTGTGATGGAAGAAAAGTGTAACTAACAGATACATCTTTTTACCAAAGAACATTGCGCTCTACTGCGGCACTTTTGGAGTGTATCTGTAAGATACATCCTTTTACCATCAAACTagttggaaaatttgaaaaaagtacTGCAGATAGCCCAAGCTATCTTGAAAACTAAAATACCTGTAATTATGAGAGTAAGATGAATGAAAAGCGCTCCCTGAAAACCCCACCAAATGTCAAAACCTGAAAAAGTAAAAGTTTTCAGATACATCGTTTTGCATGTGACGGCcgacattttctttttaaatagttatttcattgatattcaaaCTTGCTGTCACAGACCCCTGtttactctattatgtacaatatcaatggggaaaaataactttcttaaGAGAAAGCACTAAAATGTAAGTTATTGTGATAAAagtactgtctgaaaacatgattgctattacgaaatatatcattaactatgtcatgtatgtgatgaatgctttattttgatattcgaAATGGCTGCCATACGTCCCTAACTACATTATTAACAAGTTTAGTTTGGAGAAATAATGTTGACAGAATTTAGCTTTGCTTTACTACAAAGTTCCTGTAATTTTGATGTTAGAGTGAAATATAATTACTGGCAACATGATTTTCTACATTCTTCCCACTTTCTTAACTATCCTTTTTGGTTGCCCTCTATCGTTGTCTCATCCTTGGAAGTCTTGTTGAACTCTCGTATCGTTTCTGCCAATATCTTCAGTCCCtggcagaaaaaaagaaaatagcaaAGAATAAGTTTTAACAAGATAACTGAAGAGAAAACACTACAGGTTTTTGTCATCATGTTTATAATGATAGTAGTTTCATTGTTGTTCACGTTTCAAACGATTTCATCTGTTTTATACAATCTCGAGGTGTAATTTCAAAGCAAAcacttttttataatttattattaaaaatcacATTGCCAATGCGCCATTCCCCTTGTTTCTCTAAGATcaatagtatagtatagtatttattttccgtataaaaaaaaaacacaaaaaatgcaaaagcggATGGATAGCCCATATTCAGTTTAGTCGACATGGCTATACTGTTCTTCCACGGGGTCCATATatacaataaaagtaaaaagtaaacacATATGAAAGAAGCATAATATAtacggtaaataaaacaaaataacaaaagtgaTATGATATATCATGTTACTAATAAGAAAAGATCATGAAATTAAACAGTTTGGCAAGAATTTACactaaatattttataaaatgaatgaattgaatgaattagGCTGCTAtcatattattgaaaaaaaaatcacaaggaTAAGGAAtaatcagatgaataatatgaatatacaatgaataagaatgaatatgcaatgattGTAAGCTGTCATATAACAAGAGATTTTGGTTCACGCATACAATTTTAAGAGGACAACAATAAGAgcgtaaaaatattgaaatgaattcaggataaaaatacaaattgcaTTGAGACAACAGtcgaaataaatataaaaaaacatgtatatacacTGATTAGATTCATTATAAGaagtaagaaataaaaagtaaacagGAGAATGCGCTTTGTGGAATGCAATGGACGAGTGcgaaaatatatacatgaaacTCACAGTGACTTATTTAAGTACCAAGTTTTTGGAAAGTCTACCCTTGCAAGGATTTTCTGTCGTTTCAACGAGCTGAAATCTTAAAGTACCTTCACTTGTTTCTATACGCCAGTGTAGTAATGTACTTTGCGTTTTTTCTGAATAATGTTCTAAATTGATTATTACGAAAGCAGAAATCGAATCTCGGGAATTGTAAACTTGTCGCGGGAAAAATGGGAACAATAAATTTCATGACTTGAACTGAATATTTATGTAAAATTTACAACAAAGTAAAGTTATGACTGCtacattgaaaaacaaaaaaacatctCCAATATACTGTAACACATGTTGCTATGTCGGATTTTGCATGCTTACATGTAACAATAGAGTACTGAAATGTGActtcagttgccatggtgtcatggcggattggttctaaacagagtcgcaCCTAACGATCGTCTGAAAAAATAGGTTGCAGGCGATCATTCCGATAGCCGCCATTTtctcctatgagaaacacacgctTTCTTTCcgggttcatttgtttagaactAGGCCGATATGACACCACGGCAACCGACGTCATCGCTCCGGTACTCTATAGCGTTGGCAAACTCTTTTAGCGCATGCGCAGTAACAATTTCGTGATGGCAAATGTAGCATGTAGCAAATGTAGTATTCTTATTGCAATTAACTTAGGTCTACCTTTGCTAGGTTTTCTTCCGGCCCAACCGAGAAGGCCACTCGTATGTAAGACGAAGGCTGTGATTGGTCCATGAGAAAGATAATACCAGGTGTGAGAAGAACGTCATTCTTCAGGACCTGGTCTAAGAGAAACTCTTCGGCATCTCGGATTGTCAAGAGCTTCATCCACATGAATAATCCTGCTCGAGGGACGGACCATGTTGCTAGTCCTGTTACAGTAGGTCAGGTGGACGATAAAAATTAATTCTGTTCTCAATTTTGTTCAAGTGGGAAGTAAAGGTGTAGGTGATGGGAGAAAAGATTATGGGGGTATGGGTAGTGTTTTAATTGTATTATTTAAATGAGAAGAGATATGACTTCAACTTGAGGGCTGGTCGTCTTGCCCCACCCTCTGAATATAAATATCCCCGCGTCATTCCGTGTCTACCTATACACAGGAAAATATTCAAACACTTATCTTCTGCTGGAATTAGGGTGGGGATATAATACCTGTAAGGTGGTCTTCTGCAGCTTTTGCAATGATATCTCTTCTTTGTTTGTAGAACTCCCGTGTGGTATCTGTGTGTCGTAGAAAACCATCGATACCCCATTGTTGGAATTGACGACTAAATAGTACCTAGGAgagaaaaaacatgaaaatctcTAAaacacttctactactaccactactactactactactactactcattctactactactactactactacgacgacgacgacgacgacgacgactactactactactactactactactactactactactactactactactactactattgctgctgctgctactactactactactacaactactgctacttctgctactactgctactactttaactactattaatactactactactactactactactactgtactactactactactactactactactactactactactactacttctactactactactgcactactactattactactcctactactgcttctactaatactactaccactactaggGCTACTTCTACTGTTCCCttactactacaacttcttcttcttctcttgcTTCTTCAAgtaatactactattacttttACTAAATGGTTCTGCTGCTACTTCTTACTTCGATATTCTCCTTTATGCTGCTGCCGCTACTACTTTCTATGTACCGActcctttatcattttttcatacgaaaattaaaaatttgttgAATTCTTACTTGTGAAAGTAAACTAGAGTGTTGGCAATCAACCTGTAAATGGTACAGCAGTCGAGTGACCAACGCATTAGGACCAGATATCCAGCCAAGACGATACCTGAAGTATGAAATGATCGATTATGATCGATTAATAGTATAGtaatggaaaaatatatattttcgaTTATATAACCTTAAAAGTGCACCCGAAACTAGTTGAATTTCAGttcattttgataaaacataattaaaCATTTGTCTACTTTGTGAATTACTAACTTCTATATTTACAAGTTAAGATTAGTGTTTATTACTTCTTTAGTTTCGTCAAAATATTGCTGCTAATTTTTTATACATTAGCAATCAATCTGGGGGTAATTTTAATGCAATTTCagagtgaaagaaaaatgatcaggtaacaaatgcaaaaaaaatacaaatcgaaattgcagaaaatcacgtattacatttattttacgTTGGGTATCTAAGAGATATGAAACTCGATAAcgaattaaaagcaaaaaaaaagtaagagaCAAATCCTCAAAGCGATTGTGTTCACtttattgttttattacatTAATTGCagtgagcaaaaattttgagggggcgtatcaggcaaaatttCGACATGTTTAATACGAATATAACATTTTGTGGTAGGTTTTGACAATATTCagaatatgatataattttcaccCGTCTCtcgttttttttcattttctctattCTTTTtcatggtcattttttttttttggggggggagggcaagCGCCCCCAAGATCCCCAACCCGTACGTCGctgattaaatgaatgaatgtatttaATACCCAGCGCCAAGTATCTTGGCAAAAGAATCACATCTGATGACTCTGCCATCTACGTCCATTGAGAGAAAGGATGGTATCGAAGGCTGTAAAATAATCCAACATggtgaaaaatacatttattactTTTCGACATTATTAGaagtttataggcctataatatataCGTTTTGTTTTGAAGGTTTGCGGGGTCAAAAATTGGGTTTTGGTCGACAAACACGATCTAACTTAGATATCGAATGAGTAAAAATTTGCCTCCTTAAAATACAAGCAATGAAGGAATAAAACAATTTACTTAACGACAATTTAGAATCAGTCAACATTAAcaatattatacatatatatagcgccatctatctaggaataatttattcattattaaccCGTATTTGGCTCTAGCTGCCATTTCTAGCGCCATGTATTCAAGAAATGCACTTAGGTTGAGCGCAGCACAATTTGGGTAAAGTTCTTGCTGGAGAACCGTATGACTTGGACTCGAACTCGAACTCATGACCCtttaattgaaagaaaagagTCTTTTACCCTTACCCCATCATAATGCATGAAGTAATAAGCATCGTCTTCTAAGATGATGAAGTCATATTTCTGAGCGAGGGCGTAgatctctctcttcttctcaaGCGATACAGTCTCCCCCGAGGGGTTATTTCCATTCGGCACCAGGTAGAACAGCTTCGGTCTCGTTGCCCTGCAAGAAAGAAAATCGgaggagtgtttcatgaagcatatTCTCACTGACTATTTTGTTCTAAGCCAATTCGTTGTCAAGATTTCAGTAACGTGTAACAAATGAACTGTCAGTGAAAAAACACTATTTCTTTAATGAAATACTCCCCGGGAAAGCGTTTCACATTTCCTTGTGTCATTGGTTTTCACTGAAAAGAACATTATTAAAATTACGGAAATCactgaatctgattggctgagagcattGCAACGTAACATGTTCTGCGAAAGGCTTAAACGGATCACCTATCTAAAAAtatggttaaaaaatatataaattaaatgaaataacagTGGCAATGACAGCATCAAAAACCCTTTAGAGAATATCAAAATCGCGCCAGTCAATGAGATTCTATGATTTCAGAGGCATAACATCATTGGATTGTGCAAATTTACCATTTATGGTAAAGCAGTTATATGAAAACATGGCTATATGGAAAAAGTCTCGTGAATTAcgttttttaaattttccattgattaaaaaaagtcttCATAATTTGCCCATAGAAGTCACTTACGAACGATCCCTTTAGCTAGAAATTGGCTTAATTCGCTGCTCCTTTGCATCTTTTAAGCACACGCATAAATCCTGATTAATTATATCAAGTCATGAATTACGCAAGGATATGCGATGTCACCTCAAGAAAGCAATATATTTAAACACCAGTAATTATGTAGATGAAATGATAAATTGTTTCGCTCGATGTCTATTAGAGGGCCAATACTATGGGTCGAGATCTAGTGGGAAGCAATTGCTTTCATGAGGATCgcttcttctctctcttctttttttttctccttctttttcttcttttttcttcttcttcctttttgtcttcttcttcttcctttccttcttctttttttgtatgggatatcaaatataatcatcattgttagtatcattattgtattataattattattattactattatcatcatcagaatttatttcatttattttggttACATCACTTTACCATGGCAGTCAGTGTAATCTTTAACGGAAAATCCGTTTAGTTCGTTTACAGATATGTATATAGATTAAGATTTTGTACCATTTATCCTCATCGTTCGGATCCCAAGCAGATAGAAGCTCTTTAAAGTGAGACATGTTAGGACCATCCTCTTCCATCTTGATACCGAGGGGTGTCGCCCCTATGCAGCGGATCTGTGCAAAATTGAAAAGTTAATTCGACCCTAGAATATAATTTACCTGATAGCATTACATGTTCCAGGTTTTACAATTAACTTGGCATCTAAAAAATAGACCCATACTTTAAATGGAATAAtatatatagcgccatctatctagaaccaatctattccgaggcgcattgttattattattattgttgcccCAGCCTTAGCTCGAGCTGTCTTTCAGCGCTCTAGCATTCActgaattaatcctgccgggtacccatttacctcacctgggtcgattgcagcacagtgtggataaatttattgctgaaggaaaacacgccataaCTAGAATTCGAACCCCCGACCCTCTGTTCAAAAGGCGAGAGCCAGAACCACTTTACCACGACGCCAAGTATGAATATTCCGACATAAAAACTGAATAGATAAAGTTGTGCTTGCGCGTAGTGTATGAGTAGTTTATGTAGTCACTgataatataacaaaaaatgacGCTGAACATGCTGATCTTATAAAAGGCCTCAAACGTGTATTCGGATTGTCTGAACATGAAGGCTATATCAATACATAAATGATAAGGAACAATGCATTATCAAATAGGTTTTTAGAAATAAATGACTGTATAGGTAGACGGGCATGTGTTCCTGAAACTCCTGCATTCCATGGAAAACGTTCAACTTCGCATTTTAACACTGGCTTGAGTTGGAGCTCCTTGAAAGATTGCACTATAAAGAAACGGTATAGGTGCGAAGTTACactggtaaacatggtaaaaattGCGCCCATTTTGGAATCGGGCTGCACATTTTAGGGGTGGAAAGTTACACATTCTTGTGTTTCCTAGGGTAAACTCACTGCTTCAATAAATGTAGGATACGATCTTTCTTGCACCAAACACAGAGAACCAGGTGACAGTATCAATCCGGCAACCTtggataaaacataaaaaaatgatcatGAACATGACGTCTCCACCGTGACTTCAAACGTGAAtggtttttgtttttaataattgGTTGAGGAGGAATGGcaatgttcatttatttttgcaCTACATGTGCATCGTTATACATAACGCAAAACATTCACAATAATATCAAATAGTATGAAAATGGATAGATTGCGTTCTTAGCAGAGTACATTAGAGTGAATTTCGGTTTGAGATTATTACCATTTCCGTTTCTTAAGCTACATATTTGTACTATGTATGCATTATACCAATCCCATAAttacattttgtttctttttaacgGTTTGCATATTTCTATTCTCATTGGTATGAagtttttacatttcttttgttttcattattttcttttctcatttttttttctttctttctttttctccctctctctctaatGACctaaacattttgagggggcaagatatggcgtatcgcgtaaaattgaTAAGacgttgcgagcgagcaaaaatttcgacatttttgtttaaaaatccaagtttgtgatagattttgacataatattcgaaaaataatatcatattttacccttctccctttcctattttcattttctctcatttttttcttggtcatgaaaaatggggggggggggggggttagagcCCCAAGCCCCCACCTGTCATGCCTGTACGCCCATGCTAACAATAATTGTCATGAAAATCAGCgactatttcatgaaatgctaccCCCTTGATCATGCAGATAACGTTTCGCCCCTCATCAACTCTGCTGCTTTAAGACAAGAGTGGAGTGCAAATATAGGTATATGTGCATTTTAGAAGTGGAGTGTATGGACAGATACATTAACTGTCACGCTATGTTAAATGAGTAACTATCCTGATTGCATTAGATTTTGAACCAAAGAAGATGCACCCTCATTTGGCTTTATACgtatttttttccatccatctaCACATAACAGTTGATTTATGGTACATGAACATATTTTGCGGCGTATGTTAATGTTGCCGTATAATTTTGCTAAAAGGGTGGTTGGCAAAAATGTTGTATTTATCCAGACGCCAAGGTTGTCACTTGATTGGATTCAATTCAAACGCATTTTTAAATCGTAACGACAACCATGGAGATACAGGTTTGTCAGTTTGTATCATCAAGGCCTAATATATCTCTGTAATGggaaatcataaaaatatccTGTCTGATATAAAGGGCTCATCCTCATATTGCCTCCTGACaagttttatttgttattttgttacacactgaaaatgttgggcaacatactgtccactgtgttgggtaatatATGTTGATATATTCTGGGTAAGTATTATCCAATTGAgaaaatttattacccaattattagtttttattacccagtttgggcagattttaagcaatagttgtgtggacagtaggTTGCCAAGGGTTCGGCATGTTTTGCCCAACTATGCTAAGAGTGTATGACAATCTACCATCATTACCAATTTGTGAATCTGATATCTTTAaagcaaaacattgaaattgaatatCTAAATCATACTGTTCAAAACTATTAGGAGACTGTCATTTTTCAAGGGCTAGTAAATAATATAAACCCACGATATAAGCGATATCCCTTTAAACATCcgattattacatttcaaaGGTACGATTTTATTGATAGACCGATAATTGCtcaataaattgaaaattattgataaataaaaGGTTAATATGAAGTTCAAGAGATAAATATTGTGTCTGATAAATCGTCTCTACTTTCAATGCATGCCTCAATGGgatttctccttcttcttcgtcttcttcttcctcctctttttatATACTGCTACATATTATGATGAGTCGATGCTTTTGAATTTTAGTTTATTTTCGTATGGTGTGATAAAGGcaaattgaataataattcgcgtcattatttttactttgtatacaTTGTCAGGGCCATGGGAACAATTTTTTGCTGGTggtgtaaatttgacaagccaaaaagaagaaaaaaggggttTCACTTCAAAATGAAGACCATTTAGGCCCAGATAAATTTGACAGgccaaaaaaagaaaggttaTTGAAGGTTACTTTGGTCACTACAATttcgaaaaaacaaacaaatagggGTTTCACTAataaatgaaggtcattttggcccagagaaatttgacaagcaaaatttcaccataaaatatacatgtaggtcattttggttacatttctcaatttttaacaCCTACCACAaatcaagtggggggggggggtggggggtgctgcctatgaagAATAATACACGTTAAGGAAAATACCCCCAGCACCTCCGCTTTCCAGAACCATGTACATTGTTGCAActatactgtaggcctacaacaGACATATTAGCACTACTACCATGAATACCTGACTGTATTACCGTGTTTCAACagcaaatattaaaatatcaTGCACCTTTAACACCACCATCAGTTTTTTAGCCAACATCAATTAATAGACAAGTTCTTCCcaacaaaaaaagtgtatttaaataaaaagagaaaaatccaacaagcataacactgtaaaattcatcaaaatcgaatgaaaaataagaaagttatgacattttaaagagtcgcttaatttcacaaaacagttgtgtGCACATCTGGtctttatgcaaatgaggggactgatgacatctttcactcactgtttcttttgtattttattatacaatatgaaatattttaattttctcctcattgtcatgtgaaataaagttttttcctccctgaacatgtggaattaatggtgtttaacattttgttgttcagtcaagttggtcattattgtcaaatatgtaaaaaatgaaatattgtataattttaacaataacaaacaaagatagtgagtgaggaacatcatcgactctcccatttgcatgtcactgagatgtgcatataactatttttgaaatacaaaataaactttaaaatgtcacaactttcttattgtacatctgattttgatgaaattttcagaaatgtgcttgtttgatttttctctattaactcaaatcaacattttcctggtgtggacttgacctttaattgatACTTACCGATGATATTCCGTGACATCCCCCTGGGTTGACCATGACTCGAAGCTGTTTCTCCGTGTCATTGTCTTTGTAGGTCGGCGGCTGATGTACGTTCACTGTCAGATCACTCAAGAAGGCAAGCAAGGGTTTAATCCTGTCAGGATTTGAAtatataaacatgtttttttttctttaaacacGTGCACACACATTAAACTGGAATGCGAGTAGGATAAAAGCGCACTGTCTATTAAATTCCTTGCTTACGGTCATAAGTGCCAATCCCAATGCTTTGGATCgaaccaaggagatatctcctTGATCGAACC
Proteins encoded in this window:
- the LOC129259546 gene encoding kynurenine/alpha-aminoadipate aminotransferase, mitochondrial-like isoform X1, whose protein sequence is MNYGDYLSESGSKRRPSPLRRFSRIGRESTRPLINMSPGLPNNDLCHFIGAKFHLRDGSTLELSEEDCKVAYNYGNADGIKPLLAFLSDLTVNVHQPPTYKDNDTEKQLRVMVNPGGCHGISSVAGLILSPGSLCLVQERSYPTFIEAIRCIGATPLGIKMEEDGPNMSHFKELLSAWDPNDEDKWATRPKLFYLVPNGNNPSGETVSLEKKREIYALAQKYDFIILEDDAYYFMHYDGPSIPSFLSMDVDGRVIRCDSFAKILGAGYRLGWISGPNALVTRLLYHLQVDCQHSSLLSQVLFSRQFQQWGIDGFLRHTDTTREFYKQRRDIIAKAAEDHLTGLATWSVPRAGLFMWMKLLTIRDAEEFLLDQVLKNDVLLTPGIIFLMDQSQPSSYIRVAFSVGPEENLAKGLKILAETIREFNKTSKDETTIEGNQKG
- the LOC129259546 gene encoding kynurenine/alpha-aminoadipate aminotransferase, mitochondrial-like isoform X2, translated to MNYGDYLSESGSKRRPSPLRRFSRIGRESTRPLINMSPGLPNNDLCHFIGAKFHLRDGSTLELSEEDCKVAYNYGNADGIKPLLAFLSDLTVNVHQPPTYKDNDTEKQLRVMVNPGGCHGISSVAGLILSPGSLCLVQERSYPTFIEAIRCIGATPLGIKMEEDGPNMSHFKELLSAWDPNDEDKWATRPKLFYLVPNGNNPSGETVSLEKKREIYALAQKYDFIILEDDAYYFMHYDGPSIPSFLSMDVDGRVIRCDSFAKILGAGYRLGWISGPNALVTRLLYHLQVDCQHSSLLSQVLFSRQFQQWGIDGFLRHTDTTREFYKQRRDIIAKAAEDHLTGTEDIGRNDTRVQQDFQG